In a single window of the Perca flavescens isolate YP-PL-M2 chromosome 18, PFLA_1.0, whole genome shotgun sequence genome:
- the tmem121ab gene encoding transmembrane protein 121Ab: MVLPPPDKRHVCLTTIVIMTSMAFMDAYLVEQNQGPRKIGVCIIVLVGDVCFLIVLRYVAVWVGAEVRTARRGYAMILWFLYIFVLEIKLYFVFQNCKADRKSLETVARKALTLLLSVCVPGLYLVLVALDSMEYVRTFRKKEDMRSRLFWVALDLLDLLDIQANLWEPQRTGLPIWAEGLMFFYCYILLLILPCVSLSEISMQGEQMSPQKMMLYPVLSLVTINVVTILIRGVNMVLFQDSRVSTIFVGKNVVAIATKASTFLEYRRQVKEFPHPQNAMALELQQNSHTQPLPNSTSLPHEPSPAQDIIDT, from the coding sequence ATGGTGTTGCCGCCACCAGACAAACGCCACGTGTGCCTGACCACCATCGTCATCATGACCAGCATGGCCTTCATGGACGCCTACCTGGTGGAGCAGAACCAAGGTCCCAGAAAGATTGGTGTGTGTATTATAGTGCTGGTAGGGGATGTATGCTTCCTCATAGTGCTGCGATATGTGGCAGTGTGGGTCGGTGCCGAGGTGCGCACCGCCCGACGAGGATACGCCATGATCCTGTGGTTTCTGTACATCTTTGTGCTGGAGATCAAGCTCTACTTTGTCTTCCAGAATTGCAAGGCAGACAGGAAGAGTTTGGAGACGGTGGCCCGGAAGGCTTTGACGTTATTATTATCTGTATGTGTACCAGGCTTATACTTGGTTCTAGTGGCTCTGGATAGTATGGAATATGTGAGAACTTTCCGGAAGAAGGAGGACATGAGGAGTCGTCTATTCTGGGTGGCTCTGGACCTGCTGGACCTGCTGGATATCCAAGCCAACCTGTGGGAGCCCCAACGGACAGGCCTGCCCATCTGGGCCGAGGGCCTGATGTTCTTCTACTGTTACATCCTGCTGCTCATCCTGCCCTGCGTGTCGCTCAGTGAAATCAGCATGCAGGGGGAGCAAATGTCGCCCCAGAAGATGATGCTGTACCCAGTTCTGAGCCTGGTCACCATAAATGTGGTCACTATCCTCATACGAGGCGTTAACATGGTGCTGTTTCAGGACAGCCGTGTTTCCACCATCTTTGTCGGAAAGAACGTGGTGGCCATCGCCACAAAGGCGTCCACCTTCCTGGAGTACCGCAGACAAGTGAAGGAGTTCCCCCACCCGCAAAACGCCATGGCGCTAGAGCTGCAGCAGAACAGCCACACGCAGCCGCTGCCCAACTCCACCAGTTTGCCACATGAACCTTCGCCGGCGCAGGATATCATTGACACATGA